A genomic region of Bosea sp. 124 contains the following coding sequences:
- a CDS encoding NAD-dependent epimerase/dehydratase family protein, whose protein sequence is MSGERVLVTGAGGFIGPHVVAALKTAGYRVRVTQRDPGPAPADTEAVVTGDLASPIDWSAAVDGVAHVVHLAGLAHAGPGLDEALYRRINTQATLDLAQAAYRAGVTRFVYVSSIKAQSGAFDGSPLREDDAAAPDDAYGRSKLAAEQGLARLDLDWVALRPVLVYGPGVKANMAALLRLARLPVPLPLGALTAPRSLLAVENLADAVLFALTPRCPARRVFTLADPEPISVAGILTALRAGLGRRPGLIAVPPGLMRLAARLAGREDAFVKLSGSLVALPEGLLRAGWRPPAGTRTALERLAASSGAG, encoded by the coding sequence ATGAGTGGTGAGCGCGTCCTCGTCACAGGTGCCGGCGGTTTCATCGGCCCCCATGTCGTCGCCGCGCTGAAGACGGCGGGCTACCGCGTGCGTGTGACGCAGCGGGACCCGGGGCCGGCTCCGGCCGACACCGAAGCCGTCGTGACCGGTGACCTCGCCTCTCCCATCGACTGGAGCGCGGCGGTCGATGGCGTGGCGCATGTCGTGCACCTTGCCGGCCTCGCTCATGCGGGTCCTGGTCTCGACGAGGCGCTGTACCGGCGCATCAACACGCAGGCCACGCTCGATCTGGCGCAGGCGGCCTACCGCGCCGGCGTCACCCGTTTCGTCTATGTCTCCTCGATCAAGGCGCAGAGCGGCGCCTTTGACGGCTCTCCGCTGCGCGAGGACGACGCTGCCGCGCCTGACGACGCCTATGGCCGCTCGAAGCTCGCAGCCGAACAGGGCCTCGCCAGGCTCGATCTGGACTGGGTCGCGCTGCGCCCCGTCCTGGTTTACGGACCCGGCGTGAAGGCCAATATGGCGGCGCTGCTGCGGCTGGCGCGGTTGCCTGTGCCGCTGCCGCTCGGTGCGCTGACCGCGCCGCGCTCGCTGCTCGCCGTCGAGAACCTTGCCGACGCCGTGCTCTTCGCGCTGACGCCGAGATGCCCGGCGCGGCGCGTCTTCACGCTCGCCGATCCCGAGCCGATCAGTGTGGCCGGCATCCTGACGGCATTGCGGGCCGGCCTGGGGCGCCGACCGGGACTGATCGCCGTGCCTCCCGGTCTCATGCGGCTGGCGGCGCGTCTCGCCGGACGCGAGGATGCCTTCGTTAAGCTGAGTGGCAGCCTCGTGGCACTGCCGGAAGGCCTGCTCAGGGCAGGCTGGCGGCCGCCGGCCGGGACGCGGACGGCTCTTGAGCGCTTGGCGGCGTCTTCTGGCGCTGGCTGA